The genome window tgtgtgttaattaGGAGTTTCCTTCATTAAGTATGTCTGGAACATTCGTAAATTCTTTTCAGTTCAGCACTTAGTGTtcaaaaacaaaccagaaataaTCCCCTCCTACTCCCCTAAAATTATAATTCTgtggagcatttttttttcccttaagagtTAAATACAAATCAACTTTGAGACTTATATTGAAGATAATATTATTTACTGTATTATTTAGGGGCAGCAAATAGAATCTAAAAGTCTTCAAATCATCCAGATATAAGATAGTAAGTCTGACTCTCAAATTCAAAAGCACATAATACATACTATATTCCATTCCTCAGTGTCTACATTGAGTAGTCATAGCAGAAAAACTGCACACTTTTCAAATACGAGCTGTTTTGTACATCTCTTCTTCACCTTGGTCTCCATGATAAGGAGAGTTGCTTGGCTAGAGGACCTTATCCATGGAAGAAGATTGGGAGGGGAACTTGACAAGACAGCAGTTAACATGGAATCTTAGTTTCAGGCCTAACACGACAAATGCAATTGCAAACTTCCACGTTTTTTTTAAGACTCATAAAATACTATTCAAATTCGCCTGGCAAAATTTCATAGTCTTATATTAAACTTTTATAAATTTCAAGACTGTGGGTCTGAAAATGTCCTTATGAATTGTTGACAATATCAATTTCTTAAAGAGATTACACATAATATTATTGAGTAAATCATTATTAAAGGAATTACTGATGATATTAAATTCGTTTTAAAAGGGTACTCTATACATAAATAGATCAGTCTATCAACTGATCAATAGATCTATAGATAGGAAGATAGAGAGTGAAAGAGTAAATACTCCCTAAAATGATTCTCATTTTAATGTCTGAATGAATTTTTTGAATGTAAATATTCATAAGTACgtgaaaggaaaacaatagatttattatttataattaatagAGCTAATGAACTGAAAATAacgcccccccaaaaaaagtatGACTGTGACATTCAAAATGTTTGGCTTGTTATCAGATgcttaaataagaaaatactaattattaaaataacaaaaagaaggcAAAGGCATCATAAATAAAGAAGACGTCtttaatgtataaataaaatatttgaacgAAATACCCAATGAATGCCAAAGACCTTAAGTTAATTATGTATTTGTACCTAAAATGGAGTGTATATACAACACAGTGGGTGAACTGCTTCTCCTAAATCATTTGGAATTACAGTCTATAACAGTAACATGGTTGTAGGCAATATTAGCTTTTTGAAGTCCCTCTATATGCATGGCAATGAGTGAAgtacaaaaaaaattatgtaaataaagaTTACTCTATGATCTTTGTCCCTGATTTAAGTAATGAAAATTGTACTACATGCTCGCTATATGTTTATTCTATAAAAAGTACAGGAATGAGTCCCAATTATTTCTTCTAGAAATGTGCTGTATTAATATAAAGAAGATCAGGGAAAACAGAGTGGAATTGTAActtttattaattgtatttttcagatTCTAAAATGAACTTGTTTGATGCATAAATGTTTACATATAGCTGGTAAAAGTGAGTCAAAATGCTATTCATGAAGCCAGATATTTAATCCTGAAACTATCATTAAATGATCTTCATGGAAATATTTGTTTCAGCTAGTAAATTCATTCTGCAGTCAAATTAAACTAAATCAATAAATTTATCTGAACATAGGCCATAAGAAGTCATTGTATTAGGCAAAATGGTAGACACAAAGAAACGTAAAATATGCCCATAACTCTGAGAACTTTCCATCCTCGTTAGAGAAATACATAAATGGAtgcattaatatttaaataatataggaTTTTAATATCAgagataaaaatagaagaaatgaaatgtcTCAAAgcaaaattgttaaataaatactAAAGACAATAATTATTTTGGCATTCAGGAGAGGAAAAGATCAGTAGTAGTATGAAAAACATACCACTTACATCAATTAGCTTCATAATAACTGATCTGGctatttcatttcttcatgtcAAAATATTTGTAGTTCTCTTCTTCCCACAGAATAGCTGACAAACTCCATAACATGCACTGAAGACTCTCCATAACATGAGTTCAATCTTGTCCTTTAATCATCACCTCCTAGTGAATTTCATTCACTAAGCCACTGAACTAACCCTAAAATGCGCTACttgttgagtttttatttttatggtatttgtttttggCAGCACAAAACACCTTCATTGACACAATGCCCATTACAATCTAACTCTATTATCCTAACATTCCACTTTCTCTCATATTATATTCTAGCCACACTCTAAGTGCCCCCGAAATATCCTTTTCAATGACAAATTTCTATTCATGTTTGAAGACCTAGTTCAAATGCCACTTATCCTTTGAAGCCTTCCCAACTGGAGGACTTAAatgctctctcctctctgttctTATAGGCCTTTATAATATTATGGCACTATCAAAATAAACTgcaattatttcattatattggGGACATCATGATGGCTAGGTCtctgatttattatttattgaatttccCAGCATCAAGatcagagtctagaatatagtaaatattcaataactATATGctgattaaattaaatttaaatagataCAAATTcaattaaagtaatttaaaagtcTGAATTTCCTTGGAATCCATACTTtaacaagaatagaaaaataactaTTAGAACTCTATTAACGGCACTTTTCACAACACAGATTACCTACCTTGAATTTGAATCCCTAATTCAATTCACTCTTTCAGGAAGAAACTGGGATTAACATTATAATTagagtatttattaaatataggAGACTGTCCCAACTATGGGATGACACATTGTATTGTAAACATTTTCTAAATAGGACTGGTGTGAATGTCACAGATTACCAATAAACAAGAGAGTAATATGAGTGTTATGTCTTTTATATGTCTAATTTCTGATAAACTTTTGGATTGATTCTGAAAGATCTACAAAATGCAAAAGCTTTGAGAGTATGTAGTAGCCAAGATACAGTACACGTTGAGAAAAGATTTGGCACAGCATACCAGGAAGATCGGAACATATGTCTTGacttaaaataacaaatgttttcTTTACAGTATGACCAGAAGAATGTGTAAGTCTCTTTAAGATAACTGTTTTACAATTATGAAAAAAGATTGCCATCTGCTACCCAAATAGCTAAAGTCTTTTGGTGGATTGGTAGAGGttgttttgtctttcagaaaaattcaacagaactgtttatatttatttttgaaatgtccCTGGATAAAAAGGTGCACAAAGAAAATTAGCAGTGAAAACAAAAACTAGAGgagtcatattttcctgtttccaaaaataaattatattaagaaCAATTAGATAATAACAACTGTTAATTATTTATGACCTATCTATCCATTATAAGAGATGAGTAGGACTCCAATATATTAATGCCATTAGCAGTTAGATCAATTTATATTATAAGATAGATATTTGCTACTCttagaaatatgatttaaaataatttataaaacagaTTTTCATTAACTCATACTGGCCTTCTgcctaattaatttaaattatgatGTTTAATTATGACAATTTGCATGAATGGGAACTGTACAGGTCAACTCACTATTtattagcattatttttaaagaggaGCCATGGATGTGCATTAAGACACAAAAGATGTCTTATATGCACATGCTAAAAATGCACTTTATATTAATAAACACCTGGCTCACAAAGTAGCTACATTTtaattgtgggaagattttgCATTTAAGGACAGATCACAACTATTATTGTTTCTTATGTGTTTGTGCCCAATAGATACAAATGATGCCTTTGTatggcatttttatttctattgtctCTTTATGAAATatccactaaaaagaaaaggcctgtctactttttttttaacagattaactcttttatttataataaatttacAGACGCTGCGCGATTAGTCATGCTGACATAGTACAATCACATACCTaaaccaaattaaaatttaaaaaaaaaacaagactcaTTCTATCGGCAACATTGAAAAGTCAGCAGAGCTCAATAGAGTGCCCTCATTGGGGAACTTTAAAGATTTggcaatttatataatttaatatgctaaaaataaggaaactaaCAGAACAAGGGGATGGGGAGTACACTTGGGAAaagtaattttgtaattttcttcattttgattgTATTGCTTTCTTGTCTTCAGGAGTGAATACTTTGACATCAAAAGTAACAAAACATTTGAGTAGGGCATTTACATCTTTTAGTTCTAGATGGTATTCTTGAGCTATTTTCTCAGCAGTCCACGTTTCAGGataaagtttattattattgAGAAGTGTCAATGCCTCTAAGATGGAAATGTTGCCTTTAGGaatgtttttaatattcatcATATCAAAGCGATGGCCTTTATGCGATCTGAACTCCTTTGGTTCTTGATGTCTTCCAGCATCTTTTACCTGCTCAGAAGGCACAGGATCTTTGGATTCAACATAAATATCTTTTAACAATGACAGCAGCTTGTCATCTTTTCtagcaatttctcctttaaattcTGGATGCCGGCTGATCTCTCGCAGGAGGATCTGGGTGGAAGGGTGCGTGGGAGCTGGAGAGGGCTTCATCTTGCCGATTTCCCGTTCTGCGCTGCTCTCTAGGTTCAAGTTCCTTATGGCGCGACCCACCACAGCCCCCATCTCTTCACAGCATGATGCCCTCAGGTTCACGTCGCACGTTGGACAACACCTGCGCCAGACCCTGtctacctttttattttatactccCATACGAAACTATTTACAGAGTTATAAAACaggtaagaaaaaaattcagttacAACGAAAGTTATGGATAGTGAAGAAGCTGATCAAGACAAGTTTTGGAGATTGTAAAACACTTTTATTAACAATGTAGGGTTATTGAAAGTATGACTTTTTTCCTaaaccaaaaattattttaaagtacctactagaaataaaaattttaaaaattccatttcctttcaagGTCCAGTTGACATGGATTGGTTTCTACATTTATAATCACATTAAAttaaagattaaataatataaaatattaaggaaTATGAAAGTTATTTGGAAGAGGCATCTGGAAACTGATCTCTCTTTACTAATTAAAATACCAACATAAGTAacaataaagaagaaagtaagaaacaaaaacacactaATTTAGCATAGTgaatattattttagaaaatctaTAAATTTCCTAATACCTTTAGAAACACAGCCTATCTTACTAACATGAAAGAATGtcagctgctatgaaaaatagcAGACTTTTGGTGGGTTATTGATCTAACCACTAGATCTAGAGTGAAGAGATTGTCCCAGAAAAATCCAAATTGTCATGCAGAAAACTGCTATTTGAATGTAGAGCCTTTAGTATGGATATGTAATGAGACCTTGTACATGGTGTATGTagataaatatttgaattaaaaaaacgaGGAAAATGATCTGGATACACAATGAGCCTCAAGATGGGCATCTTGGGGGATAAGCATGGGAAGGTCACATTGAGAGGCCTAGGACCAGGGCACGTATAAATACGAGAGGAAATAAGGCTCATTTTATTATTGCCTACCTAATATTCACTAATTACTGATTCCTGCTTGTCTTTTATTCAGTATTCCTTGGTTTCTTCagattatattttctttccttgctaTGTCTTTGAAATAATGTTACTCTCTATCAAAACCATAACTGTTCTGAAGTCTGTTACAGATGGAGTACtttagtaaaataaatacaaaggaaatatGGTTACTTatctttagaaagaaaatttaaattgaagTACggccaaaatgaagaaaagattgAGAAGAATACAAATGTGTATTTGCTCTGAAAGATTCACTTTGCACTAGCACAgagaatttgttttaaattttttgttttttattaaacatCTTTATTGATGACATCCTTTAACatcatcaaatatttttgattttcCCTTTCCAGAGAATATATAGTATTTAACAATTAGAAAAGAACATTTAGCATCAGATAACTATATGCACAGTCACTCTAATTATAGTGAATGTGGTAAATTCTCTAAGAAGTCTCCCTGTCTTGAGTGTCTTTCCTTACGCCtgactggaattcagaaacctaGTGAGAATCAGTAATATTCTTTCTCTAATAGCAGAAGAGACGATTTGATTCATAGTTTTAATGAGTGTGGCTTTaattaaaacttaaataaaatcAGTTGCTCTGATTGTTGTTTTACTCTTCGGGGATCCCACTCATTTTCAAAATTGCATCTTGGATGCTGAGGCAAGTCTTATACTTCAGTTAACAAGAACTGCTTCACTGTACATGGAATTTCCAATGTCATTTTGCCAATTCTATTTC of Choloepus didactylus isolate mChoDid1 chromosome 14, mChoDid1.pri, whole genome shotgun sequence contains these proteins:
- the LOC119509469 gene encoding NADH dehydrogenase [ubiquinone] 1 alpha subcomplex assembly factor 4-like is translated as MGAVVGRAIRNLNLESSAEREIGKMKPSPAPTHPSTQILLREISRHPEFKGEIARKDDKLLSLLKDIYVESKDPVPSEQVKDAGRHQEPKEFRSHKGHRFDMMNIKNIPKGNISILEALTLLNNNKLYPETWTAEKIAQEYHLELKDVNALLKCFVTFDVKVFTPEDKKAIQSK